A genomic region of Caldisericaceae bacterium contains the following coding sequences:
- the rbfA gene encoding 30S ribosome-binding factor RbfA, with amino-acid sequence MSELRKHKVESAILREVSNYIYTLDDPLLKHITITYVSVSDDLRYAKIYYTILGHENEEEEIETRLIKVTRSIQRDVAKRLKNMKFVPLLSFIFDTSIQKGNKVLEILDEVEKELKEKGENE; translated from the coding sequence ATGAGCGAATTGAGAAAACATAAAGTAGAATCGGCAATTTTAAGAGAGGTATCAAATTACATATACACTCTCGATGACCCTCTACTTAAACATATAACTATTACTTATGTAAGTGTTTCAGATGATCTAAGGTATGCAAAAATTTACTACACTATCTTAGGTCATGAAAATGAAGAAGAGGAAATTGAAACAAGGTTAATTAAAGTAACACGCAGTATACAAAGGGATGTTGCAAAACGCCTAAAGAATATGAAATTTGTCCCGCTTTTAAGTTTTATTTTTGACACATCAATTCAGAAGGGAAATAAAGTGCTTGAGATTCTTGACGAGGTTGAAAAGGAACTAAAAGAAAAAGGTGAAAATGAATAA
- a CDS encoding cytochrome c biogenesis protein CcdA, with the protein MEVSSAELLQATLAGIVSFISPCVLPLIPAYISYITGETLINMKEGKVSSIKLLVNSIAFVLGFSLVFIIMGASATYIGKFLSRNKLLFESIAGAIIILFGLHTANIINFRFLSYEKKLKVDTKAPSIFKAFLLGFAFSFGWTPCVGPILGTILIQAGTHETVVQGIILLVAYSLGMGIPFVLTALAINKFFEIFASLRKFFGQIEMFAGLLIIGVGLALIFHTGLHSNYLISIILATIGFTILSTQKITISTVVGIVAIFASILITSEIKFLENNYLNKTLVAFVIFLTASIISMWKVGNKNERIEKT; encoded by the coding sequence ATGGAAGTAAGTAGCGCTGAACTACTTCAAGCAACATTGGCTGGAATTGTTTCATTTATTTCTCCTTGTGTTTTGCCTTTGATACCAGCATACATATCCTACATAACAGGAGAAACACTTATCAATATGAAGGAAGGAAAAGTATCTTCTATAAAACTCCTTGTAAATTCAATTGCCTTTGTGCTTGGCTTTTCTCTAGTTTTTATTATTATGGGAGCGTCTGCAACTTATATAGGAAAGTTTCTCTCAAGAAATAAACTTTTATTTGAAAGTATTGCTGGTGCAATTATCATTCTGTTTGGATTACACACGGCAAACATAATAAACTTTAGATTTCTAAGTTATGAAAAGAAATTAAAAGTTGATACCAAAGCCCCAAGTATCTTTAAGGCTTTTCTTCTTGGTTTTGCTTTTAGTTTTGGTTGGACTCCCTGTGTAGGTCCAATCTTAGGTACGATATTAATTCAAGCAGGCACACATGAAACAGTAGTCCAAGGCATAATACTCTTAGTAGCATACTCATTAGGTATGGGTATTCCCTTTGTTCTCACAGCACTAGCCATAAATAAATTCTTTGAAATATTCGCATCTCTTAGAAAGTTCTTTGGACAAATCGAAATGTTTGCAGGACTTCTCATTATAGGCGTAGGACTTGCCCTCATTTTCCATACTGGGTTACACTCTAACTACCTAATTAGCATTATACTTGCTACAATCGGATTTACAATACTATCAACACAAAAGATAACAATTTCAACTGTTGTGGGTATTGTAGCTATTTTTGCATCTATTTTAATAACTTCAGAAATAAAATTCTTAGAAAACAATTATTTGAACAAAACTCTTGTTGCTTTTGTTATTTTTCTTACCGCAAGTATAATTTCAATGTGGAAGGTAGGCAATAAAAATGAGCGAATTGAGAAAACATAA
- a CDS encoding bifunctional oligoribonuclease/PAP phosphatase NrnA, with translation MNNIKKIIDTLNSYNSFLLTTHVNADGDGIGSILGLGESLELLGKKVSYFVPEPVPLHFSFLNNFEKINKNIKDLKEVDLILVLDAPNIERIEGFNVNTIKHKLIMRFDHHKGENDNYEFNYVKINYPSTTCVVWKILKYGKFPINKEISDSLYTGLLTDTGSFRFNNTNKVAFSTAKELVENGANPYNIARMVYEMETLTHLKLLGLSLMRLTIIEKLGFSYITQEDIKNLNATDEDIEGIVDYLRKDKDCEAVLFLRELKEGGWKGSLRSKNHVDVRTIAEKFGGGGHKEAAGFKANLSKEEILKIVLGWLKNEH, from the coding sequence ATGAATAATATTAAAAAAATTATAGATACTTTAAACTCTTATAATTCTTTTCTTTTAACAACACACGTAAACGCAGATGGAGATGGTATTGGGTCTATCCTCGGATTAGGAGAATCCCTTGAACTTTTAGGGAAAAAGGTATCCTATTTTGTGCCAGAGCCAGTGCCTTTGCACTTTTCGTTTTTAAATAATTTCGAAAAGATCAACAAAAACATCAAAGACTTAAAAGAAGTAGATTTAATATTGGTTTTAGATGCACCAAACATTGAACGCATAGAAGGGTTTAACGTAAACACAATTAAACACAAATTAATTATGCGTTTTGATCACCACAAAGGTGAAAATGATAATTATGAATTCAACTATGTTAAAATTAATTACCCTTCTACAACCTGCGTTGTTTGGAAAATTTTGAAATACGGTAAATTTCCAATAAATAAAGAGATATCAGACAGTCTATACACTGGTCTTCTTACCGATACGGGGTCATTTAGGTTCAACAACACAAACAAAGTTGCTTTTTCTACTGCAAAAGAACTTGTTGAAAACGGAGCAAATCCATACAACATTGCAAGAATGGTTTACGAAATGGAGACCTTAACTCATCTTAAATTACTTGGTTTATCATTAATGCGTCTTACGATAATTGAGAAATTGGGATTTTCTTATATAACACAGGAAGACATAAAAAATTTAAATGCAACCGATGAAGATATTGAGGGGATTGTTGACTACTTAAGAAAAGATAAAGATTGCGAGGCTGTTCTCTTTTTAAGAGAACTAAAAGAAGGCGGCTGGAAGGGGAGTTTAAGAAGCAAAAACCATGTGGATGTAAGAACTATTGCTGAAAAATTTGGCGGAGGCGGACACAAAGAGGCTGCTGGCTTTAAGGCAAACTTAAGCAAAGAAGAAATTTTAAAAATAGTTTTGGGGTGGTTAAAAAATGAACATTAA